The DNA sequence GCAGTCATAGCAATCCAGTTTATTTAGGCCTCTACCGTTCGGCAAATTTGCGTTTGCGGCTGAACAGTGGTGAAGTTGGGAATGTCGCCCAGCAACTCAGGCCCGTGGGTACCCATGCCGATAGTTAGTTCATCGGTTGTGTTGAAGATAAGGCCGGTAATCATCGCATAAGGAGGGGCCGATTCGGGCGTACCGCCCGCTATTCCCTCCTGCATGTCAACGCCAACCAGGCCGAAGGGTGTTAGCCGCTCCTTCACCAGCGGAATATGTTTCTCGAGGTAATAGTCCCGGTCGAACTGGCTGTTGTCGGTTTTGGGGTACAGGACCGTTAGTCGTATCATACGTAAAAAAAGTAAAAGAGTGAAAATTGACCATG is a window from the Spirosoma rigui genome containing:
- a CDS encoding EthD family reductase produces the protein MIRLTVLYPKTDNSQFDRDYYLEKHIPLVKERLTPFGLVGVDMQEGIAGGTPESAPPYAMITGLIFNTTDELTIGMGTHGPELLGDIPNFTTVQPQTQICRTVEA